The proteins below are encoded in one region of Belonocnema kinseyi isolate 2016_QV_RU_SX_M_011 chromosome 5, B_treatae_v1, whole genome shotgun sequence:
- the LOC117173233 gene encoding fidgetin-like protein 1 isoform X2 — protein MNVKNQVNDNLKNSFLAAFQDIQFSISDEKNENLTKVVEIERRCIATKNLIAQKLCSDDTAVIMLSQLKKCAAKVDDNKNDINNYWPQFKELGVDTKNDPKQWKSSLTDSQTLLQHLKPLPCQKNQTQPCKKKEFNDRHMENLQGMKKNRKSERNRQIAKIDSLMNLDFRNNRDQERPKPHFSPSIFHRYLETKIPLTRNPSSVRENRPGPAISSHVSTHKYVESRRQSRFQESPEKEQVNSGSNSGHTFSSFKTAKVELHEQQAKKNRQQPPRKTLGGLSSSVTQKFVCPLKGTKDKPPEPSVEDLDLPECDNELLKNIEPKMIEQIKNEIMDSGSKVTWDDIAGLRQPPKGILLFGPPGTGKTLIGKCIASQSKSTFFSISASSLTSKWIGEGEKLVRALFAVARVYQPSVVFIDEIDSLLSQRSDQEHESSRRMKTEFLVQLDGAATSEKDRILVLGATNRPYELDEAARRRLVKRLYIPLPEFAARVQIVENLLKAEKHELLKEDINEIAMLADGYSGADMSNLCKEASMGPIRSVPISQMENISEEDIRKITAQDFKQALTFVRPSVSQADLNVYIDWDKTYGSGNVQSL, from the exons TTGTTCAGATGATACAGCAGTAATTATGCTCTCTCAGCTCAAAAAATGCGCTGCCAAAGTCGATGATAACAAAAATGACATAAATAATTACTGGCCTCAATTTAAAGAGCTGGGTGTGGACACCAAAAATGATCCGAAACAATGGAAGTCAAGCTTAACCGATTCTCAAACTCTTCTACAACACCTGAAACCTCTGCCTTGCCAAAAGAATCAGACACAACCttgcaagaaaaaagaattcaacgaCCGACACATGGAAAATCTACAGGGCatgaagaaaaatagaaaatctgaGAGAAATCGACAGATAGCAAAAATAGATTCTCTAATGAATCTCGATTTCAGAAACAATAGGGATCAAGAGAGACCTAAACCTCATTTTAGTCCAAGCATATTTCATAGATACTTGGAGACCAAAATTCCACTCACTCGTAATCCTTCCTCAGTTCGAGAAAATAGGCCAGGACCCGCAATTTCGTCTCATGTATCTACGCATAAATATGTGGAATCAAGGAGACAAAGTCGGTTTCAAGAATCTCCTGAGAAAGAACAAGTAAATTCAGGATCAAACTCCGGACACACATTTAGTTCTTTCAAAACTGCAAAGGTTGAATTACATGAACAACAGGCAAAGAAAAATCGACAACAGCCTCCACGAAAAACGCTTGGTGGTCTGTCGTCATCAGTGACACAGAAGTTCGTTTGTCCTCTAAAAGGGACAAAGGATAAGCCTCCTGAACCCAGTGTAGAAGATTTGGATTTACCAGAGTGCGACAATGAATTACTGAAGAATATTGAACCGAAGATGATCGAGcaaattaagaatgaaattaTGGACTCAGGCTCGAAGGTTACTTGGGACGACATTGCTG GTTTGCGTCAGCCTCCAAAGGGAATTTTGCTTTTTGGTCCTCCAGGGACGGGCAAAACGTTGATTGGAAAGTGCATTGCCTCGCAAAGCAAATCTACATTCTTTTCTATTTCGGCTAGCTCGCTGACTTCTAAATGGATTGGCGAGGGTGAAAAATTG GTCCGAGCACTGTTTGCAGTCGCCCGGGTTTACCAGCCCTCCGTAGTTTTCATCGACGAGATCGACTCCCTTTTAAGTCAAAGGTCTGACCAGGAACATGAAAGTTCGAGAAGAATGAAAACTGAATTCCTCGTACAACTTGATGGAGCAGCGACATCCGAAAAAGATAGAATTCTTGTACTTGGTGCAACGAATCGACCTTATGAACTGGACGAAGCTGCACGTCGAAGACTTGTCAAGCGTCTCTACATTCCCCTTCCTGAATTTGCAGCCAGGGTTCAAATTGTGGAAAACCTTCTTAAGGCCGAGAAACACGAACTGTTAAAGGAAGACATCAATGAAATTGCGATGCTCGCTGATGGATATTCCGGAGCTGACATGAGCAATCTCTGTAAAGAGGCGAGCATGGGACCAATCAGAAGTGTTCCCATCAGCCAAATGGAAAATATTAGTGAGGAGGATATAAGGAAAATCACGGCCCAGGATTTCAAACAGGCGCTAACTTTTGTTCGACCCAGTGTTTCTCAAGCTGATCTTAATGTTTATATCGACTGGGACAAGACTTATGGATCTGGAAATGTACAAAGTCTTTAG
- the LOC117173233 gene encoding fidgetin-like protein 1 isoform X1, translated as MNVKNQVNDNLKNSFLAAFQDIQFSISDEKNENLTKVVEIERRCIATKNLIAQKLCSDDTAVIMLSQLKKCAAKVDDNKNDINNYWPQFKELGVDTKNDPKQWKSSLTDSQTLLQHLKPLPCQKNQTQPCKKKEFNDRHMENLQGMKKNRKSERNRQIAKIDSLMNLDFRNNRDQERPKPHFSPSIFHRYLETKIPLTRNPSSVRENRPGPAISSHVSTHKYVESRRQSRFQESPEKEQVNSGSNSGHTFSSFKTAKVELHEQQAKKNRQQPPRKTLGGLSSSVTQKFVCPLKGTKDKPPEPSVEDLDLPECDNELLKNIEPKMIEQIKNEIMDSGSKVTWDDIAGLEYAKRTIHEVVVIPMLRPELFTGLRQPPKGILLFGPPGTGKTLIGKCIASQSKSTFFSISASSLTSKWIGEGEKLVRALFAVARVYQPSVVFIDEIDSLLSQRSDQEHESSRRMKTEFLVQLDGAATSEKDRILVLGATNRPYELDEAARRRLVKRLYIPLPEFAARVQIVENLLKAEKHELLKEDINEIAMLADGYSGADMSNLCKEASMGPIRSVPISQMENISEEDIRKITAQDFKQALTFVRPSVSQADLNVYIDWDKTYGSGNVQSL; from the exons TTGTTCAGATGATACAGCAGTAATTATGCTCTCTCAGCTCAAAAAATGCGCTGCCAAAGTCGATGATAACAAAAATGACATAAATAATTACTGGCCTCAATTTAAAGAGCTGGGTGTGGACACCAAAAATGATCCGAAACAATGGAAGTCAAGCTTAACCGATTCTCAAACTCTTCTACAACACCTGAAACCTCTGCCTTGCCAAAAGAATCAGACACAACCttgcaagaaaaaagaattcaacgaCCGACACATGGAAAATCTACAGGGCatgaagaaaaatagaaaatctgaGAGAAATCGACAGATAGCAAAAATAGATTCTCTAATGAATCTCGATTTCAGAAACAATAGGGATCAAGAGAGACCTAAACCTCATTTTAGTCCAAGCATATTTCATAGATACTTGGAGACCAAAATTCCACTCACTCGTAATCCTTCCTCAGTTCGAGAAAATAGGCCAGGACCCGCAATTTCGTCTCATGTATCTACGCATAAATATGTGGAATCAAGGAGACAAAGTCGGTTTCAAGAATCTCCTGAGAAAGAACAAGTAAATTCAGGATCAAACTCCGGACACACATTTAGTTCTTTCAAAACTGCAAAGGTTGAATTACATGAACAACAGGCAAAGAAAAATCGACAACAGCCTCCACGAAAAACGCTTGGTGGTCTGTCGTCATCAGTGACACAGAAGTTCGTTTGTCCTCTAAAAGGGACAAAGGATAAGCCTCCTGAACCCAGTGTAGAAGATTTGGATTTACCAGAGTGCGACAATGAATTACTGAAGAATATTGAACCGAAGATGATCGAGcaaattaagaatgaaattaTGGACTCAGGCTCGAAGGTTACTTGGGACGACATTGCTGGTTTGGAATATGCTAAAAGGACTATTCATGAGGTGGTGGTTATTCCTATGTTGAGGCCTGAATTGTTCACAGGTTTGCGTCAGCCTCCAAAGGGAATTTTGCTTTTTGGTCCTCCAGGGACGGGCAAAACGTTGATTGGAAAGTGCATTGCCTCGCAAAGCAAATCTACATTCTTTTCTATTTCGGCTAGCTCGCTGACTTCTAAATGGATTGGCGAGGGTGAAAAATTG GTCCGAGCACTGTTTGCAGTCGCCCGGGTTTACCAGCCCTCCGTAGTTTTCATCGACGAGATCGACTCCCTTTTAAGTCAAAGGTCTGACCAGGAACATGAAAGTTCGAGAAGAATGAAAACTGAATTCCTCGTACAACTTGATGGAGCAGCGACATCCGAAAAAGATAGAATTCTTGTACTTGGTGCAACGAATCGACCTTATGAACTGGACGAAGCTGCACGTCGAAGACTTGTCAAGCGTCTCTACATTCCCCTTCCTGAATTTGCAGCCAGGGTTCAAATTGTGGAAAACCTTCTTAAGGCCGAGAAACACGAACTGTTAAAGGAAGACATCAATGAAATTGCGATGCTCGCTGATGGATATTCCGGAGCTGACATGAGCAATCTCTGTAAAGAGGCGAGCATGGGACCAATCAGAAGTGTTCCCATCAGCCAAATGGAAAATATTAGTGAGGAGGATATAAGGAAAATCACGGCCCAGGATTTCAAACAGGCGCTAACTTTTGTTCGACCCAGTGTTTCTCAAGCTGATCTTAATGTTTATATCGACTGGGACAAGACTTATGGATCTGGAAATGTACAAAGTCTTTAG
- the LOC117172791 gene encoding protein arginine N-methyltransferase 3 isoform X1, translating to MTEKVCPRINYNYAMDGLSDSDSGEDWDELEETQLITCLFCTQDFSDRSNALKHLEVFHEFSLPNFKAKHALDTYSYIKLINFIRKKNITSNDLNNLSIKSWENDEYLTPIIPDDAWLMLDIEELEEKTTRPVAYPVNSENGCVTLSEIHFAELQRTIQSLKAQLEQRELACLSAKQQIDEMREHAHRLVLDDDTPESKERCVKSVSSEVDKGYFNTYSHFAIHHEMLTDKIRTESYRDALLMNSHIFNDCVMLDVGCGTGILSMFAAKSGCRKVISIDQSDIIYHAMDIVRENNLNDIISLKKGRLEDIDLEVEKVDAIVSEWMGYFLLFEGMLDTVIYARDHYLSAGGKLLPNRCTLSIVGSGDTKRYVDLVDYWSNVYGFKMSCMKAEVVREPSIEICNAHELITSVAQIQSFDLYKVDTECVNFSSSFELSVKKTGSLTAIVGYFDVFFDLDNPISFSTGPQASPTHWKQTVFSLSEPISITEGEMVTGKLICRRHVKDVRGLIVTIQIKNISQVYYLD from the exons ATGACAGAGAAGG TTTGTCCAAGAATCAATTACAACTATGCAATGGATGGTTTAAGCGACAGTGACAGCGGAGAGGATTGGGATGAATTAGAGGAGACACAATTAATCACGTGTCTCTTCTGTACACAAGATTTTAGCGATCGATCGAACGCCTTAAAACACCTGGAAGTCTTTCATGAGTTCAGCCTTCCTAATTTCAAAGCCAAACACGCCCTTGATACCTATTCTTACATCAAACTGatcaattttataagaaaaaaaaatatcacttcAAATGATCTCAACAATCTTAGTATTAAATCTTGGGAaaacgatgaatatttaactcCCATCATTCCAGACGATGCTTGGCTAATGTTag acATAGAAGAGTTGGAGGAAAAAACCACAAGACCGGTTGCCTATCCAGTGAATTCCGAAAATGGTTGTGTTACACTCTCGGAAATTCATTTCGCTGAACTCCAAAGGACCATCCAGTCCCTGAAAGCACAATTAGAACAAAGAGAATTAGCTTGTCTTTCGGCCAAACAG CAAATAGATGAAATGAGAGAACACGCACACCGACTCGTTTTGGATGACGATACTCCAGAATCGAAGGAAAGATGTGTGAAAAGTGTCTCTTCCGAGGTCGATAAAGGATATTTTAATACCTACAGTCACTTTGCGATTCATCATGAAATGTTGACG GACAAAATACGGACCGAAAGCTATCGAGACGCTTTATTGATGAATTCACACATATTTAATGATTGCGTGATGCTGGACGTTGGTTGTGGAACTGGAATTCTTTCTATGTTCGCTGCGAAATCTGGTTGTCGAAAAGTCATCAGCATCGATCAGTCTGACATAATTTATCATGCCATGGATATTGTTAG GGAGAACAATCTCAACGATATCATAAGTTTAAAGAAGGGTCGATTAGAGGACATCGATTTGGAAGTAGAGAAGGTGGATGCGATCGTCTCTGAATGGATGGGATATTTCTTACTTTTTGAAGGGATGCTGGATACTGTTATTTACGCAAGGGACCATTATCTTTCCGCCGGGGGAAAGCTTTTACCAAACAGATGTACTCTCAGTATCGTTGGAAGTGGAGATACCA agcGTTACGTAGATCTCGTCGACTATTGGTCCAATGTTTACGGTTTCAAAATGAGTTGCATGAAAGCGGAAGTAGTACGAGAACCAAGTATTGAAATCTGCAATGCTCACGAATTGATAACAAGCGTCGCTCAAATTCAATCTTTCGATCTTTATAAGGTTGATACCGAATGTGTGAATTTTTCATCTTCGTTTGAACTTTCTGTGAAAAAGACGGGATCCTTGACTGCCATAGTTGGATACTTTGATGTATTCTTCGATCTAGACAATCCGATATCTTTTAGCACTGGACCACAAGCCAGTCCCACGCATTGGAAGCAGACCGTTTTTTCACTCAGTGAACCAATCAGTATAACGGAAG GTGAGATGGTGACTGGAAAACTGATCTGCCGCAGACACGTGAAAGACGTTCGTGGTCTTATAGTGACCATCCAGATCAAAAATATAAGTCAAGTTTACTACTTAGATTAA
- the LOC117172791 gene encoding protein arginine N-methyltransferase 3 isoform X3 produces MTEKVCPRINYNYAMDGLSDSDSGEDWDELEETQLITCLFCTQDFSDRSNALKHLEVFHEFSLPNFKAKHALDTYSYIKLINFIRKKNITSNDLNNLSIKSWENDEYLTPIIPDDAWLMLDIEELEEKTTRPVAYPVNSENGCVTLSEIHFAELQRTIQSLKAQLEQRELACLSAKQQIDEMREHAHRLVLDDDTPESKERCVKSVSSEVDKGYFNTYSHFAIHHEMLTDKIRTESYRDALLMNSHIFNDCVMLDVGCGTGILSMFAAKSGCRKVISIDQSDIIYHAMDIVRENNLNDIISLKKGRLEDIDLEVEKVDAIVSEWMGYFLLFEGMLDTVIYARDHYLSAGGKLLPNRCTLSIVGSGDTKRYVDLVDYWSNVYGFKMSCMKAEVVREPSIEICNAHELITSVAQIQSFDLYKVDTECVNFSSSFELSVKKTGSLTAIVGYFDVFFDLDNPISFSTGPQASPTHWKQTVFSLSEPISITEDSIKYRRFETP; encoded by the exons ATGACAGAGAAGG TTTGTCCAAGAATCAATTACAACTATGCAATGGATGGTTTAAGCGACAGTGACAGCGGAGAGGATTGGGATGAATTAGAGGAGACACAATTAATCACGTGTCTCTTCTGTACACAAGATTTTAGCGATCGATCGAACGCCTTAAAACACCTGGAAGTCTTTCATGAGTTCAGCCTTCCTAATTTCAAAGCCAAACACGCCCTTGATACCTATTCTTACATCAAACTGatcaattttataagaaaaaaaaatatcacttcAAATGATCTCAACAATCTTAGTATTAAATCTTGGGAaaacgatgaatatttaactcCCATCATTCCAGACGATGCTTGGCTAATGTTag acATAGAAGAGTTGGAGGAAAAAACCACAAGACCGGTTGCCTATCCAGTGAATTCCGAAAATGGTTGTGTTACACTCTCGGAAATTCATTTCGCTGAACTCCAAAGGACCATCCAGTCCCTGAAAGCACAATTAGAACAAAGAGAATTAGCTTGTCTTTCGGCCAAACAG CAAATAGATGAAATGAGAGAACACGCACACCGACTCGTTTTGGATGACGATACTCCAGAATCGAAGGAAAGATGTGTGAAAAGTGTCTCTTCCGAGGTCGATAAAGGATATTTTAATACCTACAGTCACTTTGCGATTCATCATGAAATGTTGACG GACAAAATACGGACCGAAAGCTATCGAGACGCTTTATTGATGAATTCACACATATTTAATGATTGCGTGATGCTGGACGTTGGTTGTGGAACTGGAATTCTTTCTATGTTCGCTGCGAAATCTGGTTGTCGAAAAGTCATCAGCATCGATCAGTCTGACATAATTTATCATGCCATGGATATTGTTAG GGAGAACAATCTCAACGATATCATAAGTTTAAAGAAGGGTCGATTAGAGGACATCGATTTGGAAGTAGAGAAGGTGGATGCGATCGTCTCTGAATGGATGGGATATTTCTTACTTTTTGAAGGGATGCTGGATACTGTTATTTACGCAAGGGACCATTATCTTTCCGCCGGGGGAAAGCTTTTACCAAACAGATGTACTCTCAGTATCGTTGGAAGTGGAGATACCA agcGTTACGTAGATCTCGTCGACTATTGGTCCAATGTTTACGGTTTCAAAATGAGTTGCATGAAAGCGGAAGTAGTACGAGAACCAAGTATTGAAATCTGCAATGCTCACGAATTGATAACAAGCGTCGCTCAAATTCAATCTTTCGATCTTTATAAGGTTGATACCGAATGTGTGAATTTTTCATCTTCGTTTGAACTTTCTGTGAAAAAGACGGGATCCTTGACTGCCATAGTTGGATACTTTGATGTATTCTTCGATCTAGACAATCCGATATCTTTTAGCACTGGACCACAAGCCAGTCCCACGCATTGGAAGCAGACCGTTTTTTCACTCAGTGAACCAATCAGTATAACGGAAG ATTCCAttaaatatcgacgttttgagaccccctga
- the LOC117172791 gene encoding protein arginine N-methyltransferase 3 isoform X2, which translates to MDGLSDSDSGEDWDELEETQLITCLFCTQDFSDRSNALKHLEVFHEFSLPNFKAKHALDTYSYIKLINFIRKKNITSNDLNNLSIKSWENDEYLTPIIPDDAWLMLDIEELEEKTTRPVAYPVNSENGCVTLSEIHFAELQRTIQSLKAQLEQRELACLSAKQQIDEMREHAHRLVLDDDTPESKERCVKSVSSEVDKGYFNTYSHFAIHHEMLTDKIRTESYRDALLMNSHIFNDCVMLDVGCGTGILSMFAAKSGCRKVISIDQSDIIYHAMDIVRENNLNDIISLKKGRLEDIDLEVEKVDAIVSEWMGYFLLFEGMLDTVIYARDHYLSAGGKLLPNRCTLSIVGSGDTKRYVDLVDYWSNVYGFKMSCMKAEVVREPSIEICNAHELITSVAQIQSFDLYKVDTECVNFSSSFELSVKKTGSLTAIVGYFDVFFDLDNPISFSTGPQASPTHWKQTVFSLSEPISITEGEMVTGKLICRRHVKDVRGLIVTIQIKNISQVYYLD; encoded by the exons ATGGATGGTTTAAGCGACAGTGACAGCGGAGAGGATTGGGATGAATTAGAGGAGACACAATTAATCACGTGTCTCTTCTGTACACAAGATTTTAGCGATCGATCGAACGCCTTAAAACACCTGGAAGTCTTTCATGAGTTCAGCCTTCCTAATTTCAAAGCCAAACACGCCCTTGATACCTATTCTTACATCAAACTGatcaattttataagaaaaaaaaatatcacttcAAATGATCTCAACAATCTTAGTATTAAATCTTGGGAaaacgatgaatatttaactcCCATCATTCCAGACGATGCTTGGCTAATGTTag acATAGAAGAGTTGGAGGAAAAAACCACAAGACCGGTTGCCTATCCAGTGAATTCCGAAAATGGTTGTGTTACACTCTCGGAAATTCATTTCGCTGAACTCCAAAGGACCATCCAGTCCCTGAAAGCACAATTAGAACAAAGAGAATTAGCTTGTCTTTCGGCCAAACAG CAAATAGATGAAATGAGAGAACACGCACACCGACTCGTTTTGGATGACGATACTCCAGAATCGAAGGAAAGATGTGTGAAAAGTGTCTCTTCCGAGGTCGATAAAGGATATTTTAATACCTACAGTCACTTTGCGATTCATCATGAAATGTTGACG GACAAAATACGGACCGAAAGCTATCGAGACGCTTTATTGATGAATTCACACATATTTAATGATTGCGTGATGCTGGACGTTGGTTGTGGAACTGGAATTCTTTCTATGTTCGCTGCGAAATCTGGTTGTCGAAAAGTCATCAGCATCGATCAGTCTGACATAATTTATCATGCCATGGATATTGTTAG GGAGAACAATCTCAACGATATCATAAGTTTAAAGAAGGGTCGATTAGAGGACATCGATTTGGAAGTAGAGAAGGTGGATGCGATCGTCTCTGAATGGATGGGATATTTCTTACTTTTTGAAGGGATGCTGGATACTGTTATTTACGCAAGGGACCATTATCTTTCCGCCGGGGGAAAGCTTTTACCAAACAGATGTACTCTCAGTATCGTTGGAAGTGGAGATACCA agcGTTACGTAGATCTCGTCGACTATTGGTCCAATGTTTACGGTTTCAAAATGAGTTGCATGAAAGCGGAAGTAGTACGAGAACCAAGTATTGAAATCTGCAATGCTCACGAATTGATAACAAGCGTCGCTCAAATTCAATCTTTCGATCTTTATAAGGTTGATACCGAATGTGTGAATTTTTCATCTTCGTTTGAACTTTCTGTGAAAAAGACGGGATCCTTGACTGCCATAGTTGGATACTTTGATGTATTCTTCGATCTAGACAATCCGATATCTTTTAGCACTGGACCACAAGCCAGTCCCACGCATTGGAAGCAGACCGTTTTTTCACTCAGTGAACCAATCAGTATAACGGAAG GTGAGATGGTGACTGGAAAACTGATCTGCCGCAGACACGTGAAAGACGTTCGTGGTCTTATAGTGACCATCCAGATCAAAAATATAAGTCAAGTTTACTACTTAGATTAA